From Daphnia pulicaria isolate SC F1-1A chromosome 4, SC_F0-13Bv2, whole genome shotgun sequence, one genomic window encodes:
- the LOC124337248 gene encoding histone H2A: MSGRGKGGKVKGKSKTRSSRAGLQFPVGRIHRMLRKGSYAERVGAGAPVYLAAVMEYLAAEVLELAGNAARDNKKTRIIPRHLQLAIRNDEELNKLLSGVTIAQGGVLPNIQAVLLPKKTDKPAKA; the protein is encoded by the coding sequence ATGTCTGGTCGTGGCAAAGGAGGCAAAGTAAAGGGAAAGTCAAAGACCCGTTCCAGCAGGGCCGGACTTCAATTCCCCGTCGGTCGTATCCATCGAATGCTCCGCAAGGGCTCATACGCTGAACGCGTTGGTGCCGGTGCCCCCGTCTACTTGGCTGCCGTCATGGAGTACTTGGCCGCTGAGGTTCTCGAGTTAGCCGGTAACGCCGCCCGTGACAACAAGAAGACCCGTATCATCCCTCGTCACTTACAATTGGCTATCCGCAACGACGAAGAGTTGAACAAACTTCTCTCCGGTGTTACAATTGCCCAGGGTGGTGTGTTGCCTAATATCCAGGCCGTTCTCTTGCCCAAGAAGACCGACAAACCCGCCAAGGCTTAA
- the LOC124337256 gene encoding histone H2B.3 codes for MPPKVSGKAAKKAGKAQKNIAKGDKKKKRKRKESYAIYIYKVLKQVHPDTGISSKAMTIMNSFVNDIFERIAGESSRLAHYNKRSTITSREIQTAVRLLLPGELAKHAVSEGTKAVTKYTSTK; via the coding sequence ATGCCCCCCAAAGTTAGTGGAAAAGCTGCGAAGAAGGCCGGCAAGGCCCAGAAGAACATTGCCAAaggagacaagaagaagaagcgcaagaGGAAGGAGAGCTACGCCATTTACATCTACAAAGTGTTGAAGCAGGTCCACCCAGACACTGGCATTTCCTCCAAAGCCATGACCATCATGAACAGCTTTGTCAACGACATTTTCGAGCGCATCGCTGGAGAATCGTCCCGTCTTGCCCACTACAACAAGCGTTCGACCATCACTAGCCGGGAAATCCAGACGGCCGTCCGTCTGCTTTTGCCCGGTGAGTTGGCCAAGCACGCCGTGTCTGAAGGCACCAAGGCAGTGACCAAGTACACCAGCACCAAGTAG
- the LOC124337303 gene encoding histone H4, with protein MTGRGKGGKGLGKGGAKRHRKVLRDNIQGITKPAIRRLARRGGVKRISGLIYEETRGVLKVFLENVIRDAVTYTEHAKRKTVTAMDVVYALKRQGRTLYGFGG; from the coding sequence ATGACTGGTCGCGGTAAAGGAGGAAAAGGACTCGGCAAAGGAGGCGCCAAACGTCATCGCAAAGTTTTGCGTGACAACATCCAAGGTATCACCAAGCCGGCCATCCGTCGTCTTGCTCGCCGTGGTGGTGTGAAGCGTATCTCTGGTCTCATCTACGAGGAAACCCGCGGTGTTTTAAAGGTGTTTCTCGAGAACGTGATTCGTGACGCCGTCACCTACACTGAACACGCCAAAAGGAAGACTGTGACGGCCATGGATGTCGTCTACGCGCTGAAACGGCAGGGCCGCACTCTGTACGGCTTCGGCGGTTAA